From a single Papaver somniferum cultivar HN1 unplaced genomic scaffold, ASM357369v1 unplaced-scaffold_133, whole genome shotgun sequence genomic region:
- the LOC113333689 gene encoding uncharacterized protein LOC113333689 isoform X1, with the protein MSLFMQATQRSMANFQQQLNELASQLNERDKGQFPSQIQPHPKGSFEEGTSGAKQTHRVQAATTLRSGRVIDNHVSDLEEKEQDRKPPTITQVTPSTHKETAETEKGNSDISYVPRAPFPQALLPRKKGATPNDILEVFKQVKVNIPLLDAIKQIPSYDKFLRDMCTTKRKLNVHKKAFLTEQVSSIITQKTPPKFKDPGCPTIACTIGEHRIEHALLDLGASVNLLPYSVYVQLELGDLKSTSVTLQLADRSIKIPREVVEDVLIHVESFVYPVDFIVLDTQPVSNPSGKIPVILGRPSWLPRMRLSIVKMESWSLLLEIRKWRQMCVAFQIHLRFLKLVNMFTWLIV; encoded by the coding sequence ATGAGTTTGTTTATGCAGGCTACTCAAAGATCTATGGCAAACTTTCAACAACAACTAAATGAGCTAGCCAGCCAACTGAATGAGCGAGACAAGGGTCAGTTCCCGAGTCAAATACAACCTCACCCTAAAGGTTCTTTTGAGGAAGGCACATCTGGTGCTAAGCAAACTCATCGTGTCCAGGCCGCTACTACTCTCAGAAGTGGACGAGTCATTGACAATCATGTTAGTGATCTCGAGGAGAAAGAGCAAGATAGGAAGCCGCCTACCATCACACAGGTTACTCCTTCAACACATAAAGAAACCGCTGAAACCGAAAAAGGTAATTCTGATATTTCATATGTTCCTCGTGCTCCTTTTCCTCAAGCGTTACTACCTCGTAAGAAGGGAGCTACCCCTAATGACATCCTAGAAGTGTTTAAACAGGTTAAAGTCAACATTCCCCTCTTAGATGCCATTAAACAAATTCCTTCTTATGATAAGTTTCTAAGAGATATGTGCACTACGAAGCGAAAATTGAATGTACATAAGAAAGCTTTCCTTACTGAACAGGTAAGCTCGATTATTACACAGAAAACTCCACCCAAATTTAAGGATCCAGGTTGTCCTACGAttgcttgcactataggagaacatagGATCGAACATGCATTGTTAGATTTAGGGGCCAGTGTGAATCTCTTGCCATACTCTGTGTATGTGCAATTAGAACTTGGTGATTTGAAATCCACTAGTGTTACTCTCCAATTGgctgataggtccattaaaattcctaGGGAAGTggtagaggatgttcttatacaCGTTGAAAGTTTTGTTTATCCTGTTGATTTTATTGTTTTGGATACTCAACCTGTTTCTAATCCTAGTGGGAAGATTCCTGTCATCTTGGGTAGACCTTCTTGGCTACCTCGAATGCGGTTATCAATTGTCAAAATGGAATCATGGAGCTTACTTTTGGAAATACGAAAATGGAGACAAATGTGTGTAGCCTTTCAAATTCATCTCAGATTTCTGAAACTTGTGAACATGTTTACATGGTTGATAGTGTGA
- the LOC113333689 gene encoding uncharacterized protein LOC113333689 isoform X2, protein MANFQQQLNELASQLNERDKGQFPSQIQPHPKGSFEEGTSGAKQTHRVQAATTLRSGRVIDNHVSDLEEKEQDRKPPTITQVTPSTHKETAETEKGNSDISYVPRAPFPQALLPRKKGATPNDILEVFKQVKVNIPLLDAIKQIPSYDKFLRDMCTTKRKLNVHKKAFLTEQVSSIITQKTPPKFKDPGCPTIACTIGEHRIEHALLDLGASVNLLPYSVYVQLELGDLKSTSVTLQLADRSIKIPREVVEDVLIHVESFVYPVDFIVLDTQPVSNPSGKIPVILGRPSWLPRMRLSIVKMESWSLLLEIRKWRQMCVAFQIHLRFLKLVNMFTWLIV, encoded by the coding sequence ATGGCAAACTTTCAACAACAACTAAATGAGCTAGCCAGCCAACTGAATGAGCGAGACAAGGGTCAGTTCCCGAGTCAAATACAACCTCACCCTAAAGGTTCTTTTGAGGAAGGCACATCTGGTGCTAAGCAAACTCATCGTGTCCAGGCCGCTACTACTCTCAGAAGTGGACGAGTCATTGACAATCATGTTAGTGATCTCGAGGAGAAAGAGCAAGATAGGAAGCCGCCTACCATCACACAGGTTACTCCTTCAACACATAAAGAAACCGCTGAAACCGAAAAAGGTAATTCTGATATTTCATATGTTCCTCGTGCTCCTTTTCCTCAAGCGTTACTACCTCGTAAGAAGGGAGCTACCCCTAATGACATCCTAGAAGTGTTTAAACAGGTTAAAGTCAACATTCCCCTCTTAGATGCCATTAAACAAATTCCTTCTTATGATAAGTTTCTAAGAGATATGTGCACTACGAAGCGAAAATTGAATGTACATAAGAAAGCTTTCCTTACTGAACAGGTAAGCTCGATTATTACACAGAAAACTCCACCCAAATTTAAGGATCCAGGTTGTCCTACGAttgcttgcactataggagaacatagGATCGAACATGCATTGTTAGATTTAGGGGCCAGTGTGAATCTCTTGCCATACTCTGTGTATGTGCAATTAGAACTTGGTGATTTGAAATCCACTAGTGTTACTCTCCAATTGgctgataggtccattaaaattcctaGGGAAGTggtagaggatgttcttatacaCGTTGAAAGTTTTGTTTATCCTGTTGATTTTATTGTTTTGGATACTCAACCTGTTTCTAATCCTAGTGGGAAGATTCCTGTCATCTTGGGTAGACCTTCTTGGCTACCTCGAATGCGGTTATCAATTGTCAAAATGGAATCATGGAGCTTACTTTTGGAAATACGAAAATGGAGACAAATGTGTGTAGCCTTTCAAATTCATCTCAGATTTCTGAAACTTGTGAACATGTTTACATGGTTGATAGTGTGA